In the Brettanomyces nanus chromosome 1, complete sequence genome, TTGGTATTTATTTTATGTGTGATGTCTCTAATAATCTAATCGATCATGTAAGGACCTCTATATCTGAAGGTCTTTGGGACGCAGTCGGCAttcaaagaattggagaaacCAGACAAAGGCTCTCTTTCTGGGAAACCTTCAAACGATTTAGCATAGGTGGCCACAGAGTGGGCAATAAGCTTGGTATTGATCATCCAAGCATCGTAGGCCAAATTATCTAAATTGTCGCAGTACTGATGGTAACAGTGGTCTAAAACATTACCGTTGAAcacatttttcttctctgcgCCGGCAGCAATACCCCCTGCTGGAATGTGATGTTCGATAAATCCAACATAGTCACTTCTTCCATCAAATGGAATCAAGGTATAGTTCAATCCATGCTCAGTATAGTAATCAATATACAAGTTTTTCAACTCTCCGGAACCCTTTGGATTATCCACATCGTTGGCATCATATACCTCGTACTCATAGTTAGGGCTAGCCATCATATCGTAGTCCATAAAGACACGGATCTTCTGATTTTCGTCAGGGGTCAAAGTTTCAGCATAATTGTTAGAGCCAAgtaatccttcttcttcagccgCCCACCAGGCAAAACGGACCTTGTTATTAACCTTAAAGTTGGTTAGTTGTTTGGCAACTTCCAATAGCGACAGAGTACCTGAACCATCATCGTTAATTCCGGGGCCGGCAGCCACACTGTCTGAATGAGCACCTAGCATAACGATATTGTTGGGGTCACCCTCTACGGTCTCAGCAATAACGTTCAATGTCTTGACGATTCCAACAAATGAGTCGACAACAACCGAACCTTCTAAATGCTCTCCGGAGGCCAATAATCCAAGGTAATATTCACCTAAAGTCTTGGAGATACCAACAGATGGTGCCACTGCAGTTCCCTTGGGAGGAACGCCTAGAGTTCCCCGAATAGAACCGTCCTCATTATTGTATATAATGGCGGCCTTGGCACCCAATTTACCAGCGGTTATGGCCTTTTCACCAAAAGAACAATTTCCTCTTCGAATAAGTAAAATAGAGCCTTCAGAATCAGTGGGGTAATCATCGAGAAGGCATCCATAGTTTGTTACGGCAAGTAAAGGACCAGAAACAGGTTTTTTATGAGGCGTTGGAGGACTCATATCCATAGGATCTAATTCTGGCAAGTAAGTGCCATTGATTGTGGCATTATAGTAGAAAACATCACCGTAAAAGGCCTTGAAAGGTTGAACAGTGACATTGTAGTAATTGCCTaacttcttgatctccttcttgataTAGCCAATGGTTTTCCAATGACCTTTAGAGCCAATTACACGAGTAGGATGGCCCCATGTTTTGTTAGAAGATGAAGCGATAGAAAACAATGTGTTTGCTCTCTCTCTAAgagaatcttcaagaatgaGATCCTGTAATGACTCAGAGTCGATTTCAGGACGATCGGGGGGGAGTAGACTAGAACCAGTGACTGGTCTCAAGTCAGACAATACCTCTTGAGATAATTTGTCCCAATTGATGTTGAAAATAGGAAAGGCAGTCGATACTGAGGCAATGGATGCCAAAACGAGTAAGGCAAGTTTCATGATGATGCCAAAACAGAGATAtaaaatgaagaagcaagaatAGATAAGTGAGAGTAAACCGATAACAAGGCGACCCTCGAGCGCTTCGCCTAAATAGTTTCCGGACTTTCCTAATTAGGACATAGTGCACCACAATTCTAACCGATAAGCGAGCGCTTACATTTCAGTCTATCAACCTATTTTACTTTACTATATCTTACATGCCTAAACTAATAAAACCGCATTGACAACACCATCTCTATCAGGCTCGTTGGTAATCTGAGCATATTTTCCCCAGACAACTTTGCCTCCTGCCGTCACCAACCCAAGCTCTGAAACGTTTACCTCTATAATGGTTCCTTTGGTAAGCACGCCCATTTGAGTATATAAAGGAGACTGAGGATTCTTTTTCACTGAAAGAATTGGTAGCAAAACTGTCACTCTTAACTCTGGATGAGTCACGTTGGCTTTCTTTTGTCTCAATGCAGATGGTCTTATAATTCTCTCCATCTTAACAGGTCTTCTGGTAAATCCTTCTCCAACAAACGTATGCTTAGTGATCATTCTTTTCCACGATTTCCGTTTGGTTTTTCCTGTCCTAATAACCTTGAATGCTTCCTCCTCACTAATACCCCTCACTCTTGGTAATGGAACTGAATATTTGTCTGCCTTttccattctcttttgtTTAATAGACGATGATATAGCCTTAGCAGTATTCTGTTGTTCTCTGTCCAACAAATATGTAGGTAATgcctctccttcttcattaGATGCTTTGGAAGGtcccttcaatttcttctcatcatgAGCCttgatctttttcttcatggcAATCTTCTCAGTGTATCTCTTTTTAGCAAACTGTTTACCTCTCCATCCCCTCAAGTTATGTGCATCCTTGGCTATTCTATGCGACTCACgtgcttctctttttctctttctttcctcatAATCAAGTCTTCGACCATGTTCTTTTATGAACTGTTCAATGTAATCGTTTTGTGGCATTTTCTGTAATTACTCcaatgaagagatcaagTTGTCTTACATacaagaaaatttttaagCTCtaatttattttttttcttttacatgaaaaatttaaaattGTTAGGGACTCGCGatatagaaaagatgttaggaggatgaggatttgaaagaagataaggtTGAGTTGTAGAGAACATCTGGTGTTTCAGGTTTACCTCATTAGGGGCCTATTAGGGGCCTATTAGGGGCCTATTGGTGACCTATTAAGGGTCTATTAGTGACCTATTAGGAACTCACTGTTCCCAAATAGTAGATCTTGGCGCCTATGGCCTGGAATTCTCCACCTCTTGAAGCATCCGAGAATCTTCTATCGGTGCTATATAACTGCAATACTATGTCTAACACCATCCCTGGCAGTCCAGATGTGATGATaaacttccttacaccaatGAGGATTACAAATCACCCGAAATCACTGGATCTCAACTGTTACCGATATTTCCTTCTCGACTATATTTCATGGtgaactttttcttcttcttatcttcgTAGGCCCCAATATTTCCGACTAAAGTGTAGCGTCAATTTGTCCCACCCCCCACACTCATTATGACAACAAGAAAGATAATAGGACTTTTAGTGGGATCTTTTAGAGCCTCGGGAAATACCAAAGGTATAGCGTCCTGGGTAGAATATTGCATCAAGCAGTCTTGTCCCGACTCTGAAGTGAAGATCTATACTCCTGTCAAGCCGATCAACATTCTTCCTGAGTGTATAAATCCTGTTGCTCCTCTGGCTGTTATATCCCCCGATGATTATGTCAATCCCGTAATCCGGCGGTGGGCGCATGCAGTCTCTGAATGTGATGCTTACGTTATCATAACTCCAGAGTACAATCACTCATACTCTGGATACCTCAAGATAATGTTCGACCATCTCTTCAATGAATTTGGCGGGAAACCGGGTACCTTGATTACGTTTGCTAGTAGCGGAGGAGAGAATGCTTACAAACAGCTTAAAAACCTAGCTACAAAATTCGGCATTAGTCCAATCGATGGAATGCACTTCTCTATTCCTAGGTCATATATCACCGGTAGAGACAGAATAGCAGAGACATTCTCACCAGAAAAACTTATGGAGGATCCGTTCTTAAAGGATCTCAACGATAGACTCAAGGAGAGATTAAGTCATTTGTAAGTACTTAGCTACGTAGTAATTGAGGGGAATAGATATGAGTCTAGTAgggagagagagagagagcGAGCCGCGCACATGGTGGCCGGCCGgccaaaaaattttcctcCTGAATAGGAGGAGCCGTCGCCGCCGCTGCCGCCAACTTGGGATATCGCTTCGGCAGAACTTTTATTGGCGCACAGGACATTTAAAGAAAGCACTCAGTCGCTCAGCGTATCTATAtaacttcttccttctctgcTTAACAAGTTTACACACAAAATGGTGGAAAGAGGACCAGATCAATGGCttgaagatatcaagaatTGCAAATATCTTCCAGAGAGCGATATGAAGATTCTCTGTGAGAAAGTTAAAGACCTCCTCATGGAGGAGTCCAATATACAACCGGTGAAGTCTCCTGTTACAGTGTGCGGAGATATACATGGGCAATTTCATGATTTATTAGAATTGTTTAAAATTGCAGGAGGATTCCCTTCGGACTCGAATTTGAGTACCAATTATATATTCTTGGGCGATTACGTAGACAGAGGATACTTTTCGTTAGAGACGTTCACTCTtatgatgatcttgaagGTGAAGTTTTCTCAACATATCACCTTAGTTAGGGGTAATCACGAATCTCGACAAATCACTCAGGTTTATGGATTTTATGAAGAATGCCTCACTAAATATGGATCCACTAT is a window encoding:
- a CDS encoding uncharacterized protein (BUSCO:EOG09343CP8), whose product is MPQNDYIEQFIKEHGRRLDYEERKRKREARESHRIAKDAHNLRGWRGKQFAKKRYTEKIAMKKKIKAHDEKKLKGPSKASNEEGEALPTYLLDREQQNTAKAISSSIKQKRMEKADKYSVPLPRVRGISEEEAFKVIRTGKTKRKSWKRMITKHTFVGEGFTRRPVKMERIIRPSALRQKKANVTHPELRVTVLLPILSVKKNPQSPLYTQMGVLTKGTIIEVNVSELGLVTAGGKVVWGKYAQITNEPDRDGVVNAVLLV
- a CDS encoding uncharacterized protein (MEROPS:MER0001288), translating into MKLALLVLASIASVSTAFPIFNINWDKLSQEVLSDLRPVTGSSLLPPDRPEIDSESLQDLILEDSLRERANTLFSIASSSNKTWGHPTRVIGSKGHWKTIGYIKKEIKKLGNYYNVTVQPFKAFYGDVFYYNATINGTYLPELDPMDMSPPTPHKKPVSGPLLAVTNYGCLLDDYPTDSEGSILLIRRGNCSFGEKAITAGKLGAKAAIIYNNEDGSIRGTLGVPPKGTAVAPSVGISKTLGEYYLGLLASGEHLEGSVVVDSFVGIVKTLNVIAETVEGDPNNIVMLGAHSDSVAAGPGINDDGSGTLSLLEVAKQLTNFKVNNKVRFAWWAAEEEGLLGSNNYAETLTPDENQKIRVFMDYDMMASPNYEYEVYDANDVDNPKGSGELKNLYIDYYTEHGLNYTLIPFDGRSDYVGFIEHHIPAGGIAAGAEKKNVFNGNVLDHCYHQYCDNLDNLAYDAWMINTKLIAHSVATYAKSFEGFPEREPLSGFSNSLNADCVPKTFRYRGPYMID
- a CDS encoding uncharacterized protein (EggNog:ENOG41), yielding MTTRKIIGLLVGSFRASGNTKGIASWVEYCIKQSCPDSEVKIYTPVKPINILPECINPVAPLAVISPDDYVNPVIRRWAHAVSECDAYVIITPEYNHSYSGYLKIMFDHLFNEFGGKPGTLITFASSGGENAYKQLKNLATKFGISPIDGMHFSIPRSYITGRDRIAETFSPEKLMEDPFLKDLNDRLKERLSHL